A single region of the Anoplolepis gracilipes chromosome 1, ASM4749672v1, whole genome shotgun sequence genome encodes:
- the LOC140663830 gene encoding angiotensin-converting enzyme-like: MDLILARGLRLSSDLCTVSFLTKYLPLSACYTCHVNTTTRWKSTFPERFYEAVSDAIGLSVFTPQHLHKIGLYKNITSDYDSSISFLMLMALRKVTYMPFAHIVDQWRWHVFSDGVEDMTAQWWELRLQYQSIVSHVPRSERNFDPAFKYDIPADSLHVK; this comes from the exons ATGGATCTAATCTTGGCCCGCGGACTGAGACTTAGCTCCGATTTATGCACTGTCTCATTTCTAACGAAATATCTGCCATTGTCCGCATGTTACACGTGTCATGTCAATACAACAACACGTTGGAAGTCAACATTTCCTG AAAG attttacgAAGCTGTTAGCGATGCGATTGGCTTATCTGTCTTTACTCCGCAACATTTGCATAAAATCGGATTGTACAAGAATATAACAAGCGATTATGATAGCAGCATCAGTTTTCTGATGTTAATGGCACTCCGTAAAGTGACTTATATGCCATTCGCTCATATAGTTGATCAg tggAGATGGCACGTCTTTAGCGATGGCGTGGAAGATATGACAGCACAATGGTGGGAATTAAGATTGCAATATCAGAGTATTGTTTCACATGTACCTAGATCTGAAAGGAATTTCGATCCAGCATTCAAGTATGATATTCCAGCGGACAGTCTTCATGTCAA ataa